One genomic region from bacterium encodes:
- a CDS encoding histone deacetylase — translation MVSSAGIRYLHAMSAPGRTGWVFSPRFLAHNADQAHPECPERLTAINERLGETGLLEQLCPLEFGPADNAEILRVHTRRYLADLDKSEGRQLDPDTFCGKDTPAIARLAAGGALAATRAVRRGELANAFCAVRPPGHHAPADRAMGFCFLNNVAIAAADVVAADPEARVLILDWDVHHGNGTQSIFYERPDVVYASIHQYPFYPGTGAAHEIGRGPGKGYTINKPLGIGSGDDAFLDAVREILDEAGRLIHPDLILISAGFDAHADDPLANLRVTTDGFTEATRRVCAFAQTHCGGRIVSVLEGGYNLRALADAVSAHVAALLEAGRNDR, via the coding sequence ATGGTGTCGTCCGCGGGCATCCGCTATCTTCATGCCATGTCGGCGCCGGGACGGACAGGATGGGTGTTTTCGCCGCGCTTTCTGGCGCACAACGCCGATCAGGCGCACCCGGAATGCCCGGAGCGGCTAACCGCCATTAACGAGCGGCTCGGCGAGACGGGACTTTTGGAGCAACTGTGCCCGCTTGAATTCGGCCCGGCGGACAATGCCGAAATCCTGCGGGTGCACACCCGGCGCTATCTGGCCGATCTCGACAAATCCGAAGGCAGGCAACTCGACCCGGACACATTTTGCGGCAAGGACACGCCGGCGATCGCGCGTCTGGCGGCCGGCGGCGCACTCGCCGCCACCCGCGCCGTCAGGCGCGGTGAATTGGCCAACGCCTTCTGCGCGGTGCGCCCGCCGGGCCACCACGCCCCCGCCGACCGGGCCATGGGATTCTGTTTTCTGAACAATGTGGCGATCGCCGCCGCCGATGTGGTCGCCGCCGACCCGGAGGCGCGTGTGCTCATTCTGGACTGGGATGTGCACCACGGCAACGGCACCCAGTCGATCTTCTATGAACGCCCCGATGTCGTCTATGCCTCGATCCATCAGTATCCGTTCTACCCCGGCACCGGCGCGGCGCACGAGATCGGGCGCGGCCCGGGCAAGGGATACACGATCAACAAGCCGCTCGGGATCGGATCGGGCGATGACGCCTTCCTGGACGCGGTGCGGGAGATTCTTGATGAAGCCGGGCGACTGATCCATCCCGACCTGATCCTGATTTCCGCCGGCTTCGACGCCCATGCCGACGATCCGCTGGCCAACCTGAGGGTCACAACCGACGGATTCACCGAGGCGACACGGCGGGTGTGCGCGTTTGCGCAGACACATTGCGGCGGACGGATCGTCTCGGTGCTCGAGGGCGGGTACAATCTGCGGGCGTTGGCCGACGCGGTGTCGGCGCATGTCGCGGCGCTGCTCGAAGCGGGGAGGAACGACCGGTGA
- a CDS encoding aminotransferase class I/II-fold pyridoxal phosphate-dependent enzyme, giving the protein MSQEPSRELSDATICAHGARAHDHGALALPIHLSSTYRFANTAEAAALARGEVKRYIYTRYENPTIDEVEDKLAALERGARAFLFASGTAATATWCYAFLRPGDRLVASTELYGGTAHFFDSYLAAQGVRVEKVDFHDLDALDRTLAGARACWFETPNNPTVRVLDGPAIARLCQKHAVLSAIDNTFATPILQKPLTWGIDWVMHSATKYLGGHTDLIGGALVAGPSADAARVYEARKSLGGVMDPHAAFLVNRGLMTLALRVERQSATASELARWAVGQKRIARVHYPGLPEHPGHAAATRQMRAYGAVIALDIEGGYAAAARFLDHLRLIVHAASLGGPESLVSMPILTSHVHATLAERARVGVTDGTVRLSVGLEAAFDLKADLSQALAAI; this is encoded by the coding sequence GTGAGCCAGGAACCATCACGCGAATTGTCGGATGCCACCATCTGCGCGCACGGGGCCCGCGCCCATGACCATGGCGCGCTGGCGCTGCCCATCCATCTGTCCTCCACGTACCGTTTCGCCAACACCGCCGAGGCGGCGGCGCTGGCGCGCGGGGAAGTGAAGCGCTATATCTACACCCGCTACGAAAACCCGACCATCGACGAGGTGGAGGACAAGCTGGCCGCCCTCGAGCGCGGCGCCCGCGCCTTCCTCTTTGCCTCCGGCACCGCCGCAACCGCGACCTGGTGCTACGCGTTTCTTCGCCCCGGCGACCGCCTGGTCGCCTCCACCGAACTCTATGGCGGCACCGCGCACTTTTTCGACTCCTATCTGGCGGCGCAGGGAGTGCGGGTCGAGAAGGTCGACTTCCATGATCTCGACGCGCTCGACCGGACGCTGGCCGGCGCGCGTGCCTGCTGGTTTGAGACACCCAATAATCCCACCGTGCGCGTGCTCGATGGACCGGCCATCGCGCGGCTGTGCCAGAAGCACGCTGTCCTCTCGGCCATCGACAACACGTTTGCCACGCCGATCCTGCAAAAGCCGCTCACCTGGGGCATCGATTGGGTGATGCATTCGGCCACCAAGTACCTGGGCGGGCACACCGACTTGATCGGCGGCGCGCTGGTGGCCGGTCCATCGGCCGATGCCGCGCGTGTCTATGAGGCGCGCAAGTCGCTTGGCGGGGTGATGGATCCGCATGCCGCCTTTCTGGTCAATCGTGGTTTGATGACGCTGGCGTTGCGGGTTGAGAGACAGTCGGCCACCGCATCGGAATTGGCCCGCTGGGCCGTTGGACAGAAACGCATCGCGCGGGTGCATTATCCCGGTCTGCCGGAGCACCCCGGCCATGCGGCGGCGACGCGTCAGATGCGCGCCTACGGGGCGGTGATCGCGCTGGATATTGAGGGCGGCTATGCGGCGGCGGCGCGATTTCTTGACCATCTGCGGCTGATCGTGCATGCCGCTTCGCTCGGCGGGCCGGAGTCACTGGTCTCGATGCCGATTCTGACCTCGCATGTCCATGCCACCCTGGCCGAACGCGCGCGCGTCGGTGTGACGGACGGAACCGTGCGTCTGTCGGTCGGGCTCGAAGCCGCTTTTGATCTCAAAGCCGATTTGTCGCAGGCCTTGGCGGCCATCTGA